A single Diceros bicornis minor isolate mBicDic1 chromosome 7, mDicBic1.mat.cur, whole genome shotgun sequence DNA region contains:
- the LOC131407875 gene encoding olfactory receptor 10G9, with translation MTNVSLMTTFILMGLPHAPALDTPLFGIFLVIYVLTVVGNLLILLVITVDSHLHTPMYYFLTNLSFIDMWFSTVTVPKMLMTLVSPRGRAISFHSCVAQLYSFHFLGSTECFLYTVMSYDRYLAISYPLRYTSMMSGRTCALLATSTWLSGSLHSAVQTTLTFCLPFCGPNQIQHYFCDVPPILKLACADTSAIEMVIFVNIGVVASGCFLLIVLSYVSIVCSILKIRTSEGRCRAFQTCASHGIVVLCFFLPCVFIYLRPGSRDAMDGVVAVFYTVLTPLLNPVVYTLRNKDVRKALVQLKDKVAYSESK, from the coding sequence ATGACAAATGTGAGCCTCATGACAACATTCATCCTCATGGGCCTTCCCCATGCACCAGCACTGGACACCCCCCTCTTTGGAATCTTTTTGGTGATTTATGTACTCACTGTGGTGGGGAACCTCCTCATCCTGCTGGTGATCACGGTGGAttcccacctccacacccccatgtactacTTCCTGACCAACCTGTCCTTCATTGACATGTGGTTCTCCACGGTCACTGTGCCCAAAATGCTGATGACCTTGGTCTCCCCAAGAGGCAGGGCTATCTCCTTTCACAGCTGTGTGGCCCAGCTCTACTCCTTCCACTTCCTGGGGAGCACAGAGTGTTTCCTCTACACAGTCATGTCCTATGACCGCTACCTGGCCATCAGTTACCCGCTCAGGTACACCAGCATGATGAGTGGAAGAACGTGTGCCCTCCTGGCCACAAGCACATGGCTCAGTGGCTCTCTGCACTCTGCTGTCCAGACCACACTGACGTTCTGTTTACCCTTCTGTGGGCCCAACCAGATCCAGCATTACTTCTGTGATGTGCCGCCCATCCTCAAACTGGCCTGTGCAGACACCTCTGCCATTGAGATGGTGATCTTTGTCAACATCGGGGTGGTGGCCTCGGGCTGCTTTCTCCTGATAGTGCTGTCCTATGTGTCCATTGTCTGTTCCATCCTGAAGATCCGCACCTCAGAGGGGAGGTGCAGAGCCTTTCAGACCTGTGCCTCTCACGGCATTGTGgtcctttgtttcttccttccgTGTGTCTTCATTTACCTGAGGCCAGGCTCCAGGGATGCTATGGATGGGGTTGTGGCAGTTTTCTACACTGTGCTGACGCCCCTTCTAAATCCCGTGGTGTACACCCTGAGGAACAAGGACGTGAGGAAAGCTCTGGTGCAGCTAAAGGACAAAGTAGCATATTCTGAGAGCAAATAA